A single region of the Solwaraspora sp. WMMD791 genome encodes:
- a CDS encoding DUF5615 family PIN-like protein — protein sequence MKTTVLVLDEMFPPAIAAALTDLGHPDIHSVAQRVDLRAMTDPEVFAGAAAQRAWLLTENVKDFRPILLQAMQVGAAMPGLLFTSSRTFPRSRKNPRPLIDALHAWLRAGPPAPPVVEDWLVHTEQS from the coding sequence GTGAAAACGACCGTACTGGTGCTGGATGAGATGTTTCCGCCGGCCATCGCGGCAGCGCTCACGGACCTCGGGCACCCGGACATCCACTCGGTCGCGCAGCGGGTGGACCTGCGCGCAATGACCGATCCTGAGGTGTTCGCCGGGGCGGCGGCACAGCGGGCATGGCTGCTGACCGAGAACGTCAAGGACTTTCGGCCGATCCTGCTGCAGGCGATGCAGGTCGGCGCCGCGATGCCGGGGCTGCTGTTCACCAGCAGCCGGACCTTCCCCCGGTCGCGGAAGAATCCCCGACCGTTGATCGACGCACTGCATGCCTGGCTGCGGGCCGGACCACCAGCTCCGCCTGTGGTCGAGGACTGGCTGGTGCATACCGAGCAGAGCTGA
- a CDS encoding DUF262 domain-containing protein: MVAAQETTLQKLLEGTKQYQVPLYQRTYSWSEHQCKRLWEDIKKLADDRRTDPAATHFIGSVVLAPSPGLGPVGVQEFLVVDGQQRLTTLSILLCAIRDHRATTEDSKHRGRIEQLYLINQFESDPHRLKLLPTQADRDAYLACVESTPQVGGSDHVGSAYRFFASRLREYDDPEDPFDIARIENAVITGLALVAVIAQAGDNVYRIFESLNNTGLQLTQADLLRNYLFMRLPTRGETVYKSLWFPLQESLTSDDQDRRNLELLFWLDLVQRDGRAKQTDIYAAHQKRLNAMRGEAEIEAEVRRFSHLGALLKIILHPESEPDPEVRRRLTRLHAWGATTVYPLLLHLLDRRAQGTATVGQVIAAMRYVESFFVRRLVIGRATANINRILMSIVTEMDPKLPVDEAVRAYLSTGRKHYATDAQIRSLTRTIPFYLNGRAHQRNLVLQWLEEAHRSKEPVAADSLTIEHVLPQTPTAQWRQMLNDDLGPDENFTDVHESLVHTIGNLTLTGYNSELGNKPFDAKKAALAKSPIVLNRDIAQQERWGRPEIQARSEALAEQIISLWPGPVEASRDNDSDVPWDVMNRALAELPAGSWTTYGDVAALIGSHPVPVGARLANHPVPNAHRVLQTGGTVSPGFRWPDPARTDDPLDLLRAEGVEFDGSGRAVPEQRIPLDELAQLAGLSTDDLPRPRSPRSSAAHAERFSTQLAQLQDPPVAAAVQAVLDSWTTLGGNLLYGTGDETSCFLIARGKDHRLGNIWPATIYPSGKFEIVFQHFKNRVPFDDVALREEFRQRLNKIPGVNIAAARIGLRPGLRLSVLADPAARELLIEQLDWFYQQAQPPTEDDADEG; this comes from the coding sequence ATGGTCGCGGCGCAGGAGACGACGCTGCAGAAGTTGCTCGAAGGCACCAAGCAGTACCAGGTGCCGTTGTACCAGCGGACGTACTCGTGGTCCGAGCATCAGTGCAAGCGGCTCTGGGAGGACATCAAGAAGCTCGCCGACGACCGCCGCACCGACCCCGCCGCCACCCACTTCATCGGCTCGGTGGTGCTGGCACCGAGCCCCGGGCTCGGCCCGGTCGGGGTGCAGGAGTTCCTGGTCGTCGACGGGCAGCAACGCCTCACCACGCTGTCGATCCTGCTCTGCGCGATCCGCGACCACCGGGCAACGACCGAGGATTCCAAGCACCGGGGACGCATCGAGCAGCTGTACCTGATCAACCAGTTCGAGTCCGATCCGCACCGGCTCAAACTCCTACCCACCCAGGCCGACCGGGACGCGTACCTGGCCTGTGTGGAGTCGACCCCGCAGGTCGGCGGCAGCGACCACGTCGGCTCAGCGTACCGGTTCTTTGCCAGCCGGCTGAGGGAGTACGACGACCCCGAGGACCCGTTCGACATCGCGCGGATCGAGAATGCCGTCATCACCGGGTTGGCGCTGGTAGCGGTTATCGCGCAGGCCGGCGACAACGTCTATCGGATCTTCGAGTCGCTGAACAACACCGGCCTGCAGTTGACCCAGGCCGACCTGCTGCGCAACTACCTGTTCATGCGGCTGCCCACCCGGGGCGAAACCGTGTACAAGTCGCTGTGGTTCCCGCTGCAGGAGAGCCTCACCAGCGACGACCAGGACCGAAGAAACCTCGAGCTGCTCTTCTGGCTCGATCTGGTGCAGCGCGACGGCCGCGCCAAGCAGACCGACATCTATGCCGCGCACCAGAAGCGGCTCAACGCGATGCGCGGCGAAGCGGAGATCGAAGCGGAGGTACGCCGGTTCAGCCACCTCGGCGCGCTGCTGAAGATCATCCTGCATCCGGAGAGCGAGCCCGACCCCGAGGTCCGGCGGCGGCTGACCCGGCTGCACGCCTGGGGCGCGACCACTGTCTACCCGCTGCTGCTGCACCTGCTGGACCGCCGCGCGCAGGGCACTGCCACCGTCGGGCAGGTCATCGCCGCCATGCGGTACGTGGAGAGCTTCTTCGTCCGCCGCCTGGTAATCGGCCGGGCCACCGCCAACATCAACCGGATCCTGATGTCGATCGTCACCGAGATGGACCCAAAACTCCCGGTCGACGAAGCGGTCCGGGCGTACCTGTCGACTGGCCGTAAGCACTACGCGACCGACGCGCAGATCCGCTCGTTGACCAGGACCATCCCCTTCTATCTCAACGGACGCGCGCATCAGCGCAACCTCGTACTCCAGTGGTTGGAGGAGGCGCACCGCAGCAAGGAGCCGGTGGCCGCCGACTCGCTCACCATCGAGCATGTGCTGCCGCAGACGCCGACCGCGCAGTGGCGGCAGATGCTCAACGACGACCTCGGGCCCGACGAGAACTTCACCGACGTGCACGAGTCACTGGTGCACACGATCGGCAACCTGACCCTCACCGGATACAACTCCGAGCTGGGCAACAAACCGTTCGACGCCAAGAAGGCCGCGTTGGCGAAGAGCCCGATCGTGCTCAACCGGGACATCGCCCAGCAGGAGCGGTGGGGGCGGCCGGAGATCCAGGCCCGCAGCGAGGCGCTCGCCGAGCAGATCATCTCGCTCTGGCCGGGCCCGGTCGAGGCCTCCCGCGACAACGACTCCGACGTGCCGTGGGACGTGATGAACCGGGCGCTGGCCGAGCTGCCTGCCGGCTCGTGGACCACGTACGGCGACGTGGCCGCGCTGATCGGCAGCCACCCGGTGCCGGTCGGGGCACGGCTGGCGAACCATCCGGTGCCGAACGCACACCGGGTGCTGCAGACCGGCGGCACTGTCTCGCCGGGCTTCCGTTGGCCCGATCCGGCCCGTACCGACGACCCGCTCGACCTGTTGCGGGCCGAAGGGGTCGAGTTCGACGGCAGCGGGCGGGCCGTCCCGGAGCAGCGGATCCCGCTGGACGAGCTCGCCCAGCTCGCCGGGCTCAGCACCGATGATCTGCCGCGCCCCCGGTCACCGCGATCCAGCGCGGCGCACGCCGAACGCTTCAGCACACAGCTGGCCCAGCTGCAGGACCCGCCAGTGGCAGCCGCCGTGCAGGCCGTCCTCGACAGCTGGACCACGCTCGGCGGCAACCTGCTCTACGGCACCGGCGACGAGACGTCGTGCTTCCTCATCGCCCGCGGCAAGGATCACCGGCTCGGCAACATCTGGCCGGCCACGATTTACCCGAGTGGCAAGTTCGAGATCGTCTTCCAGCATTTCAAGAACCGGGTGCCGTTCGACGACGTGGCGCTGCGTGAGGAGTTCCGGCAACGGCTCAACAAGATTCCCGGGGTGAACATCGCGGCGGCCCGGATCGGGCTGCGGCCCGGCTTGCGGCTGTCGGTGCTCGCCGACCCGGCGGCCCGTGAGCTGCTGATCGAACAGCTCGACTGGTTCTACCAGCAGGCACAACCGCCGACCGAGGACGACGCGGACGAAGGGTGA
- a CDS encoding PHB depolymerase family esterase → MRLMAKMLAVTAAAVTAAAAALTFAAPASAATLTEVTNFGTNPSNLRMYLYVPDRVATRPAILVAMHYCTGTGPAYYSGTQYASLADRYGYIVIYPSVTRSSQCFDVYSQQALTRGGGSDPVGIRSMISYVQQRYNADPGRIFATGTSSGAMMTNVMLGVYPDVFAAGASFAGVPFTCFATTGGSEWNSQCANGQIVRTAQQWGDAVRNTNPSYRGPWPRMQIWHGTNDDTLRYPNFAEQVKQWTNVHGLSQTPTYTDSPQSNYTRTRYGGSGGMAPVEAISMQGVGHNLPVDAAQVIRFFGLDGTTPTTAPPTTAPPTTAPPTTAPPTTAPPTTAPPTTAPPTTPPPSGACRVTYGVNAWNNGLVASVTIANTGSSAINGWSLAFTLPSGQTITSGWNATYSPTSGAVTARNVSYNATIPPNGSQSIGFQATHTGNSGRPTSFTLNGTPCAVA, encoded by the coding sequence ATGAGACTCATGGCCAAGATGCTGGCCGTCACCGCCGCCGCCGTGACGGCCGCGGCGGCCGCCCTGACCTTCGCGGCACCCGCCTCGGCGGCCACCCTCACCGAAGTCACCAACTTCGGCACCAACCCCAGCAACCTGCGCATGTACCTGTACGTGCCGGACCGGGTCGCGACCCGCCCGGCGATCCTCGTCGCCATGCACTACTGCACCGGCACCGGGCCCGCCTACTACTCCGGCACCCAGTACGCCTCGCTGGCCGACCGGTACGGCTACATCGTCATCTACCCGTCGGTGACCCGCAGCAGCCAGTGCTTCGATGTCTACTCCCAGCAGGCACTGACCCGGGGCGGCGGCAGCGACCCGGTCGGCATCCGCTCGATGATCAGCTACGTGCAGCAGCGCTACAACGCCGATCCCGGCCGGATCTTCGCCACCGGGACGTCGTCCGGCGCGATGATGACCAACGTCATGCTCGGCGTCTACCCGGACGTCTTCGCCGCCGGCGCGTCCTTCGCCGGCGTACCGTTCACCTGCTTCGCCACCACCGGCGGCTCCGAGTGGAACAGCCAGTGCGCCAACGGGCAGATCGTCCGTACCGCCCAACAGTGGGGTGACGCCGTCCGTAACACCAACCCCAGCTACCGCGGCCCCTGGCCCCGGATGCAGATCTGGCACGGCACCAACGACGACACGCTGCGCTACCCGAACTTCGCCGAGCAGGTGAAGCAGTGGACCAACGTGCACGGGCTCAGCCAGACGCCGACCTACACCGACAGCCCGCAGAGCAACTACACCCGCACCCGCTACGGCGGCTCCGGTGGGATGGCCCCGGTCGAGGCGATCAGCATGCAGGGTGTCGGGCACAACCTGCCGGTCGACGCCGCCCAGGTGATCCGCTTCTTCGGGCTCGACGGCACCACGCCGACGACCGCGCCCCCGACGACGGCGCCCCCGACCACCGCACCCCCGACCACCGCGCCCCCGACGACGGCGCCACCGACCACCGCGCCGCCCACGACGGCCCCGCCGACCACGCCGCCGCCGTCCGGGGCGTGCCGGGTCACCTACGGAGTGAACGCGTGGAACAACGGGCTCGTCGCCTCGGTGACCATCGCCAACACCGGCAGCAGCGCGATCAACGGCTGGTCCCTGGCGTTCACCCTGCCGTCCGGGCAGACCATCACCTCGGGCTGGAACGCCACGTACTCGCCGACCAGCGGCGCGGTGACCGCCCGCAACGTCTCCTACAACGCCACGATCCCGCCGAACGGTTCGCAGAGCATCGGCTTCCAGGCCACCCACACCGGCAACAGTGGTAGGCCGACGTCGTTCACCCTGAACGGCACCCCCTGCGCCGTCGCCTGA
- a CDS encoding UvrD-helicase domain-containing protein, with protein MPQLALAASFWDSYDVLEKPIKAGVRKAMAKFQQLSIAELHADKGLHLESVHNSRDARMRTIRITDFWRGVVLAPDDGSDTFLLTNVVPHDDAYDWAAKRLYTVNTVTRGLEVRNVVAIEQLTPALEQAAAGAPTLLFAAHSDKTLRQLGIDDQVLRAARTIVDKAQLEAFGTLLPEDQFEVLQYLAEGFTPDDVYRDVVAERRPADADSRPTDSLELAIANTRSRITLVSGPAELAEILEKPFAAWRIFLHPSQRRVAYRPAYGGPVQVTGGPGTGKTVVALHRVKHLLARSPGRRVLLTTYTTALAAALREQLAQLIGDDEAALSRVEVTTVNAYAVRVVRERTGRVPSLIGDVPERQIWRRVVDRLALPWTEQFLAQELRHVILGQQVDDLAGYLRVTRRGRGSMLGPRQREQVWQAVEALRAELTEAGATTHLQLCADAARLLADGDTGAGAGTADDASLRFDHVVVDEAQDLHPAQWRLLRAAVPPGPDDIFLTGDPHQRIYDAKVSLAALGIRTAGRSFRLRINYRSTAEILAWSTGLLDGTGVEGLDGDGRDNLTGYRSLLRGRQPTVTGYLDESAEVAALVRRVREWLDRGIRPAEIAVCARFKARLDPVQAALAEVGVPTVLVKDQPSADVDGVRLATMHAMKGLEFRCVAVLGVGASAVPYARNVTPAEVDHIQHDSDLLRERCVLFVACTRAREALHVSWTDQPSPFLPVPTPQR; from the coding sequence GTGCCGCAACTCGCCCTCGCCGCCAGCTTCTGGGATAGCTACGACGTGCTGGAAAAGCCGATCAAAGCCGGGGTACGCAAGGCGATGGCGAAGTTTCAGCAGCTCAGCATCGCCGAGCTGCACGCCGACAAGGGCCTGCACCTGGAGTCGGTGCACAACTCGCGGGACGCCCGGATGCGGACCATCCGGATCACCGATTTCTGGCGCGGGGTGGTCCTGGCGCCGGACGACGGCAGCGACACGTTCCTGCTGACCAACGTGGTGCCGCACGATGACGCGTACGACTGGGCGGCGAAGCGGCTCTACACGGTCAACACGGTGACCCGTGGGTTGGAGGTCCGCAACGTCGTCGCGATCGAGCAGCTGACTCCGGCGCTGGAACAGGCAGCAGCGGGCGCGCCGACGCTGCTGTTCGCGGCCCACTCCGACAAGACGCTGCGGCAGCTCGGCATCGACGACCAGGTGCTGCGGGCGGCTCGTACGATCGTCGACAAGGCACAGTTGGAGGCGTTCGGCACGCTGCTGCCGGAGGACCAGTTCGAGGTGTTGCAGTACCTCGCTGAAGGTTTCACCCCGGACGACGTGTACCGCGACGTCGTCGCCGAGCGCCGCCCGGCTGACGCCGACAGCCGGCCGACCGACAGCCTGGAGCTGGCGATCGCCAACACCCGAAGCCGGATCACTCTGGTCAGCGGGCCGGCGGAGCTCGCCGAGATTCTGGAGAAACCGTTCGCCGCCTGGCGGATCTTCCTGCACCCGTCGCAGCGTCGGGTCGCCTACCGCCCGGCGTACGGCGGCCCGGTGCAGGTGACCGGCGGACCCGGCACCGGCAAGACGGTGGTGGCGCTGCACCGGGTGAAGCATCTGCTGGCCCGCTCCCCCGGCCGCCGGGTGCTGCTCACCACGTACACGACGGCGTTGGCGGCGGCGCTGCGGGAGCAGTTGGCGCAGTTGATCGGCGACGACGAGGCGGCACTGTCCCGGGTAGAGGTCACCACGGTCAACGCGTACGCGGTCCGGGTGGTGCGGGAGCGGACCGGCCGGGTGCCGTCGCTGATCGGCGACGTCCCGGAGCGGCAGATCTGGCGGCGGGTCGTCGACCGGCTCGCATTGCCCTGGACCGAGCAGTTCCTGGCCCAGGAGTTGCGGCACGTGATCCTCGGTCAGCAGGTCGACGACCTGGCCGGCTACCTGCGGGTGACCCGGCGAGGGCGTGGTTCGATGCTCGGCCCACGCCAGCGGGAGCAGGTCTGGCAGGCAGTGGAGGCGCTGCGCGCCGAGTTGACCGAAGCTGGTGCCACCACCCATCTGCAGTTGTGCGCCGACGCGGCGCGGCTGCTCGCCGATGGCGACACCGGCGCCGGGGCCGGCACCGCCGACGACGCGTCTCTCCGGTTCGACCATGTGGTGGTCGACGAGGCGCAGGATCTGCACCCGGCGCAGTGGCGGCTGCTGCGGGCGGCGGTGCCACCCGGTCCGGACGACATCTTCCTCACCGGGGATCCGCATCAACGGATCTACGACGCGAAGGTGTCGCTGGCCGCGCTCGGGATCCGTACCGCCGGGCGCAGTTTCCGGTTGCGGATCAACTACCGCAGTACGGCGGAGATCCTCGCCTGGTCGACTGGGCTTCTTGATGGCACCGGCGTCGAAGGTCTCGACGGGGACGGCCGGGACAACCTGACCGGCTACCGGTCGCTGCTGCGGGGCCGGCAGCCGACTGTGACTGGGTATCTGGACGAGTCGGCCGAGGTGGCGGCGCTGGTGCGGCGGGTCCGCGAGTGGCTGGACCGAGGCATACGGCCAGCGGAGATCGCCGTCTGTGCCCGCTTCAAGGCCAGGCTGGACCCGGTGCAGGCAGCGTTGGCCGAGGTCGGTGTCCCGACGGTGCTGGTCAAGGACCAGCCGTCGGCGGACGTCGATGGTGTCCGGCTGGCCACCATGCACGCGATGAAGGGGCTGGAGTTCCGCTGCGTCGCGGTCCTCGGGGTGGGCGCGTCGGCGGTGCCGTACGCCCGCAACGTGACCCCGGCGGAGGTGGACCACATTCAGCACGACAGTGATCTGCTGCGGGAGCGCTGCGTACTGTTCGTCGCCTGCACCCGTGCCCGCGAGGCCCTGCACGTGTCCTGGACCGACCAGCCCAGCCCGTTCCTGCCGGTGCCGACGCCGCAGCGTTGA
- a CDS encoding AAA family ATPase, with protein MAVRHPPYLLRLKVSNFRSLRAVEVRLAALNVLVGPNGAGKSNLLDVIAFLGDATREDLGPALERRGGFDRVLFRGGGDQRPSITIEVEAAVTKNSNLRATDNYQLGVSRGKLRGQTDRYYLRRSETFAFKRTAGPGRRIAVSGNQVTFHGPEGGERKASLREGSLGLSTLPKLSAEEGGEQVEALADMFASFRVFDIDVAAARLPSTEQRSRQLANDASNLASFLAYLADEHSDQFAALQRDARAFIPGLEALQFRPIGGAGEGTVLTLVERGLPGATTLQEASYGSIRALALLALLYDPAPPRLTCIEEIDHGLHPHILDRLVELLREASERTQFLIATHSPPLVNRLTPDELIVCERGEDAASRIPAIDPDTVRAMERELHGEIGLGELWFTGALGGCPE; from the coding sequence GTGGCCGTCCGACATCCCCCGTACCTGCTCAGGCTCAAGGTGAGCAACTTTCGCAGCCTCCGGGCAGTGGAGGTGCGGCTCGCCGCACTCAACGTACTCGTCGGACCCAACGGCGCCGGTAAGTCCAACCTCCTCGACGTGATCGCCTTCCTCGGCGACGCCACCCGGGAGGACCTCGGGCCCGCGCTGGAGCGACGCGGTGGTTTCGACCGGGTGCTGTTCCGGGGCGGTGGCGACCAGCGGCCCAGCATCACCATCGAGGTGGAGGCCGCTGTCACCAAGAACAGCAATTTGCGGGCCACCGACAACTACCAGCTCGGTGTGTCCCGGGGGAAGCTACGCGGCCAGACCGACCGCTACTACCTGCGGCGGTCCGAGACATTCGCGTTCAAGCGGACCGCCGGACCGGGCCGGCGTATCGCGGTCTCCGGCAACCAGGTCACCTTCCATGGCCCCGAGGGTGGGGAGCGGAAAGCCAGTCTGCGCGAGGGTTCGCTGGGTTTGTCGACGTTGCCCAAACTCAGTGCCGAGGAGGGCGGCGAGCAGGTCGAAGCGCTCGCCGACATGTTCGCCAGTTTCCGGGTGTTCGACATCGACGTGGCTGCGGCCCGCCTGCCGTCAACGGAGCAGCGCAGCCGGCAACTGGCCAACGACGCCAGCAACCTGGCGTCGTTCCTCGCCTACCTGGCCGATGAGCACAGCGACCAGTTCGCCGCGCTGCAGCGCGACGCGCGAGCCTTCATCCCGGGCCTGGAGGCACTGCAGTTCCGGCCGATCGGTGGTGCCGGTGAGGGGACCGTACTCACCCTCGTGGAGCGTGGGCTGCCGGGTGCGACGACCTTGCAGGAGGCGTCGTACGGCTCGATCCGGGCTCTTGCGCTGCTCGCTCTGCTTTACGACCCGGCGCCGCCGCGTCTTACCTGCATCGAGGAGATCGACCACGGCCTGCATCCACACATCCTCGACCGGTTGGTCGAGTTGTTGCGAGAGGCGTCCGAGCGCACCCAGTTCCTAATTGCGACACACTCGCCGCCGCTGGTCAACCGGCTGACCCCGGACGAGCTGATCGTCTGTGAACGTGGCGAGGACGCCGCGTCACGGATCCCGGCGATCGATCCGGACACGGTGCGGGCCATGGAACGGGAACTGCATGGCGAGATCGGGCTCGGCGAGCTGTGGTTCACCGGCGCGTTGGGCGGTTGCCCGGAGTGA
- a CDS encoding DUF4956 domain-containing protein produces MTQLVLFAIDIGAVALLVFGLYFPRHRRRDLVVAYLGVNVGVLAVASALSASNVGAGLGLGLALFGVLSIIRLRSTELDQHEVAYYFSALALGILGALSTTSIWLSAGLMALIVTVMFLGDHPRLLKHYRHQIMVLDSAVTDQVALVAHLEQLLGARVHAATIQRLDLVNETTIVDVRYSLAGRRSAPTATGTPASAGAGR; encoded by the coding sequence ATGACGCAGCTCGTCCTGTTCGCGATCGACATCGGCGCGGTGGCGCTGCTCGTCTTCGGGCTGTACTTTCCGCGCCACCGTCGACGGGACCTCGTCGTGGCCTACCTCGGCGTCAACGTCGGCGTGCTCGCCGTCGCCAGCGCCCTGAGCGCCAGTAACGTCGGTGCCGGACTCGGCCTCGGGCTGGCGCTGTTCGGCGTACTGTCGATCATCCGGCTGCGTTCGACGGAGCTGGACCAGCACGAGGTGGCCTACTACTTCTCCGCTCTCGCCCTGGGCATCCTCGGCGCGCTGAGCACCACCTCGATCTGGCTCAGCGCCGGCCTGATGGCGCTCATCGTCACCGTCATGTTCCTCGGCGACCATCCCCGGCTGCTCAAGCACTACCGGCACCAGATCATGGTGCTCGACTCGGCCGTCACCGATCAGGTGGCCCTCGTCGCCCATCTGGAGCAGCTGCTCGGTGCCCGGGTGCACGCCGCCACGATCCAGCGGCTCGACCTGGTGAACGAAACGACGATCGTGGACGTGCGGTACTCGCTGGCCGGCCGGCGGAGCGCACCGACCGCGACCGGCACCCCAGCGTCGGCGGGAGCGGGCCGATGA
- a CDS encoding VOC family protein — protein sequence MNWTLEVVVVPVSDLDRAKDFYAGQLGFVVDHDTKINDEVRIIQLTPPGSGCSVVIGKGAVPEMPPGSLRGLQLVVADIKAAHAELSGRGVAVSDIQVLGENPRPVPDPLDNVGFFFFTDPDGNGWAVQQISSRA from the coding sequence ATGAACTGGACACTGGAAGTGGTCGTGGTCCCGGTTTCGGATCTGGACCGGGCCAAGGACTTCTACGCCGGGCAGCTCGGCTTCGTCGTCGACCACGACACGAAGATCAACGACGAGGTACGGATCATCCAGCTGACCCCGCCCGGGTCGGGCTGCTCCGTGGTGATCGGCAAAGGCGCCGTTCCGGAGATGCCGCCCGGTTCACTGCGTGGGCTGCAGCTCGTCGTCGCCGACATCAAGGCCGCGCACGCCGAGCTCAGCGGACGCGGCGTCGCGGTCAGTGACATCCAGGTCCTCGGCGAAAACCCGCGACCGGTGCCCGACCCGCTGGACAACGTCGGTTTCTTCTTCTTCACCGACCCGGACGGCAACGGCTGGGCGGTGCAGCAGATCTCCAGCCGGGCCTGA
- a CDS encoding LacI family DNA-binding transcriptional regulator: MDHAPTHPEHPPTVGTPSAGQPSVGQPSGSQRRGRRRGELSVATIAELAGVSKPTVSKVLNGRTGVALETRRRIEALVREHGYQRPGSVTPTAGVEVVFYQLESHLAIEILRGVEQVARTHELSVGFTEVQGRTDPGRSWAEQLLARRPVGVIAVYSAFTPEQHAQLAASAIPLVALDPVGEPVHATPSVGATNWNGGITATRHLLDLGHRRIAVISGPIEMLGARARLEGCRAAMDAVGVRLDDDLVRGGRFYYEDGAALGRDLLDRPDRPTAVICGNDLQALGVYTAAWQLGLRIPDDLSVVGFDDIDNARWCCPPLTTVRQPLAEMASTATGMVLTMAAGGSPPQRRVEIGTTLVVRGSTAAPAIVR, from the coding sequence GTGGACCACGCCCCGACACACCCGGAACACCCGCCGACGGTCGGCACACCGTCGGCAGGCCAACCGTCGGTAGGTCAACCGTCGGGGAGCCAGCGCCGGGGTCGCCGCCGCGGCGAACTGTCCGTCGCGACGATCGCCGAGCTCGCCGGGGTCTCCAAACCCACAGTTTCGAAGGTCCTCAACGGACGCACCGGGGTGGCGCTGGAGACCCGCCGCCGGATCGAGGCACTGGTCCGCGAGCACGGCTACCAGCGACCCGGATCGGTCACCCCGACCGCCGGCGTCGAAGTGGTGTTCTACCAGCTGGAAAGCCACCTGGCGATCGAGATCCTGCGCGGGGTCGAGCAGGTCGCCCGGACCCACGAACTCTCCGTCGGCTTCACCGAGGTGCAGGGCCGCACCGACCCGGGACGCTCCTGGGCCGAGCAGTTGCTCGCCCGCCGGCCGGTCGGGGTGATCGCCGTCTACTCCGCGTTCACCCCCGAGCAGCACGCCCAGCTCGCCGCCAGCGCCATCCCGCTGGTGGCCCTCGATCCGGTCGGTGAGCCCGTACACGCCACCCCGTCGGTCGGGGCCACCAACTGGAACGGCGGTATCACCGCGACCCGCCACCTGCTCGACCTCGGACACCGCCGGATCGCCGTGATCAGCGGGCCGATCGAGATGCTGGGGGCCCGCGCCCGGCTGGAGGGCTGCCGGGCGGCGATGGACGCCGTCGGCGTACGGCTCGACGACGACCTGGTCCGCGGCGGCCGGTTCTACTACGAGGACGGCGCGGCGCTCGGCCGTGACCTGCTCGACCGACCCGACCGTCCGACGGCGGTGATCTGCGGCAACGACCTGCAGGCCCTCGGCGTCTACACCGCCGCCTGGCAGCTCGGCCTGCGCATCCCGGACGATCTGAGCGTCGTTGGGTTCGACGACATCGACAACGCGCGTTGGTGCTGCCCGCCGCTGACCACCGTACGGCAGCCGCTGGCCGAGATGGCCTCGACCGCGACCGGCATGGTGCTCACCATGGCAGCCGGCGGGTCGCCGCCGCAGCGCCGGGTGGAGATCGGCACCACCCTGGTCGTCCGGGGCAGCACGGCCGCGCCAGCGATCGTAAGGTGA